One segment of Carya illinoinensis cultivar Pawnee chromosome 13, C.illinoinensisPawnee_v1, whole genome shotgun sequence DNA contains the following:
- the LOC122291924 gene encoding GATA transcription factor 4 yields MDMYGVSSSAADCSFPVDDLLDFSNDEIFSSSDSLHLHHPHYLPPSLENHPNNHRLSQPTNNDHPTHFSADFTDDLCVPSDDAAELEWLSQFVDDSFTDFPANELAGNVFFPSDASLSGSRAARAKRSKAPTNSTTTWTSSPEPDSPAAGGMRPKMKNARAGGEGEARRCSHCASEKTPQWRTGPLGPKTLCNACGVRYKSGRLVPEYRPAASPTFVLTQHSNSHRKVMELRRQKELMRLQQQQLQQQRHHHHRDFEVC; encoded by the exons ATGGACATGTATGGAGTGTCATCGAGTGCAGCAGACTGCAGCTTCCCCGTAGACGACCTTCTGGACTTCTCCAACGACGAGATTTTCTCCTCCTCCGATTCGCTCCACCTCCACCACCCTCATTACCTTCCTCCCTCTCTTGAAAACCATCCCAACAACCACCGCCTCTCGCAACCCACCAACAATGACCACCCCACCCACTTCTCCGCCGACTTCACCGACGACCTCTGCGTCCCT AGCGATGATGCGGCCGAGCTCGAGTGGCTTTCACAGTTCGTAGACGACTCGTTCACCGATTTCCCTGCCAACGAACTTGCCGGAAACGTCTTCTTCCCATCCGACGCGTCTTTATCCGGCAGCAGAGCAGCCCGCGCCAAACGCTCCAAAGCACCGACCAACTCCACCACCACCTGGACCTCCTCCCCGGAGCCTGATTCTCCAGCTGCAGGAGGAATGAGACCGAAAATGAAGAACGCAAGAGCCGGGGGAGAGGGAGAAGCACGAAGGTGCTCGCACTGCGCGTCGGAGAAGACTCCGCAGTGGCGGACGGGCCCACTGGGGCCAAAGACCCTTTGTAACGCGTGCGGGGTGCGATACAAGTCGGGTCGTCTGGTACCTGAATACCGACCGGCTGCGAGCCCGACGTTCGTGCTGACTCAGCACTCAAACTCTCACCGCAAAGTAATGGAACTCCGGCGGCAGAAGGAGCTAATGAGGCTGCAGCAGCAGCAACTACAACAACAGCGTCACCACCACCATCGTGACTTTGAGGTCTGCTGA
- the LOC122291922 gene encoding uncharacterized protein LOC122291922 isoform X3 gives MNSQTLATVAESSEAMPTPPSSDYSIGSTITKNLGETMPWVEHAVQQAQLYQKAVEEAIDSAVEASKSRLSEIRSTSSAHLHQTIGSLQDLKSEYASYEEVFFGKIKGPWHSLYYRARYKAMRLFLSQEAILSRADTRVKELQKSIDSLKAESETLEKMAVDGEEVLKRGIKKLRQAGKQIQGVIRSAHKIERQAGGLKDILGELPRREASLFRSQVSNLASEAKRERKALTKQVSKISDYGISV, from the exons ATGAACTCCCAAACACTAGCGACGGTTGCGGAATCATCGGAAGCCATGCCAACCCCACCATCTAGCGACTACTCTATAGGCAGCACCATCACGAAAAACCTAGGTGAAACGATGCCGTGGGTCGAACACGCAGTCCAACAAGCCCAGCTCTACCAGAAGGCCGTCGAAGAGGCCATCGATTCCGCTGTGGAAGCCTCCAAGTCCCGTCTCTCCGAAATCCGGTCCACTTCCTCCGCCCATTTACACCAGACCATC GGTTCTTTGCAAGATCTGAAGTCTGAGTATGCTTCTTACGAGGAAGTGTTTTTTGGAAAGATTAAAG GGCCATGGCATTCTTTGTACTATAGAGCACGCTATAAGGCTATGCGCCTTTTTCTGAGTCAAGAG GCCATACTTTCCAGAGCTGATACTCGAGTAAAGGAGTTGCAGAAATCAATTGATAGTCTGAAAGCTGAAAGTGAAACATTGGAG AAGATGGCAGTAGATGGAGAAGAGGTACTGAAACGTGGAATAAAAAAACTCAG ACAAGCAGGAAAGCAGATTCAGGGTGTGATCCGCTCGGCTCATAAGATTGAAAGACAAGCTGGAG GATTAAAAGATATTCTTGGAGAACTTCCTAGAAGAGAAGCATCTTTGTTCCGGTCACAG GTTTCTAATCTTGCATCTGAGGCAAAACGAGAGAGGAAAGCTTTGACGAAGCAGGTCTCAAAAATAAGTGATTATGGAATCTCAGTTTGA
- the LOC122291922 gene encoding uncharacterized protein LOC122291922 isoform X2 has translation MNSQTLATVAESSEAMPTPPSSDYSIGSTITKNLGETMPWVEHAVQQAQLYQKAVEEAIDSAVEASKSRLSEIRSTSSAHLHQTIGSLQDLKSEYASYEEVFFGKIKEGVVIAASHPVITSGVGLGLIVLQRPWHSLYYRARYKAMRLFLSQEAILSRADTRVKELQKSIDSLKAESETLEMAVDGEEVLKRGIKKLRQAGKQIQGVIRSAHKIERQAGGLKDILGELPRREASLFRSQVSNLASEAKRERKALTKQVSKISDYGISV, from the exons ATGAACTCCCAAACACTAGCGACGGTTGCGGAATCATCGGAAGCCATGCCAACCCCACCATCTAGCGACTACTCTATAGGCAGCACCATCACGAAAAACCTAGGTGAAACGATGCCGTGGGTCGAACACGCAGTCCAACAAGCCCAGCTCTACCAGAAGGCCGTCGAAGAGGCCATCGATTCCGCTGTGGAAGCCTCCAAGTCCCGTCTCTCCGAAATCCGGTCCACTTCCTCCGCCCATTTACACCAGACCATC GGTTCTTTGCAAGATCTGAAGTCTGAGTATGCTTCTTACGAGGAAGTGTTTTTTGGAAAGATTAAAG AGGGTGTTGTCATTGCAGCTTCACATCCTGTTATTACGAGTGGGGTTGGCTTGGGTTTAATCGTACTGCAAA GGCCATGGCATTCTTTGTACTATAGAGCACGCTATAAGGCTATGCGCCTTTTTCTGAGTCAAGAG GCCATACTTTCCAGAGCTGATACTCGAGTAAAGGAGTTGCAGAAATCAATTGATAGTCTGAAAGCTGAAAGTGAAACATTGGAG ATGGCAGTAGATGGAGAAGAGGTACTGAAACGTGGAATAAAAAAACTCAG ACAAGCAGGAAAGCAGATTCAGGGTGTGATCCGCTCGGCTCATAAGATTGAAAGACAAGCTGGAG GATTAAAAGATATTCTTGGAGAACTTCCTAGAAGAGAAGCATCTTTGTTCCGGTCACAG GTTTCTAATCTTGCATCTGAGGCAAAACGAGAGAGGAAAGCTTTGACGAAGCAGGTCTCAAAAATAAGTGATTATGGAATCTCAGTTTGA
- the LOC122291922 gene encoding uncharacterized protein LOC122291922 isoform X1, with product MNSQTLATVAESSEAMPTPPSSDYSIGSTITKNLGETMPWVEHAVQQAQLYQKAVEEAIDSAVEASKSRLSEIRSTSSAHLHQTIGSLQDLKSEYASYEEVFFGKIKEGVVIAASHPVITSGVGLGLIVLQRPWHSLYYRARYKAMRLFLSQEAILSRADTRVKELQKSIDSLKAESETLEKMAVDGEEVLKRGIKKLRQAGKQIQGVIRSAHKIERQAGGLKDILGELPRREASLFRSQVSNLASEAKRERKALTKQVSKISDYGISV from the exons ATGAACTCCCAAACACTAGCGACGGTTGCGGAATCATCGGAAGCCATGCCAACCCCACCATCTAGCGACTACTCTATAGGCAGCACCATCACGAAAAACCTAGGTGAAACGATGCCGTGGGTCGAACACGCAGTCCAACAAGCCCAGCTCTACCAGAAGGCCGTCGAAGAGGCCATCGATTCCGCTGTGGAAGCCTCCAAGTCCCGTCTCTCCGAAATCCGGTCCACTTCCTCCGCCCATTTACACCAGACCATC GGTTCTTTGCAAGATCTGAAGTCTGAGTATGCTTCTTACGAGGAAGTGTTTTTTGGAAAGATTAAAG AGGGTGTTGTCATTGCAGCTTCACATCCTGTTATTACGAGTGGGGTTGGCTTGGGTTTAATCGTACTGCAAA GGCCATGGCATTCTTTGTACTATAGAGCACGCTATAAGGCTATGCGCCTTTTTCTGAGTCAAGAG GCCATACTTTCCAGAGCTGATACTCGAGTAAAGGAGTTGCAGAAATCAATTGATAGTCTGAAAGCTGAAAGTGAAACATTGGAG AAGATGGCAGTAGATGGAGAAGAGGTACTGAAACGTGGAATAAAAAAACTCAG ACAAGCAGGAAAGCAGATTCAGGGTGTGATCCGCTCGGCTCATAAGATTGAAAGACAAGCTGGAG GATTAAAAGATATTCTTGGAGAACTTCCTAGAAGAGAAGCATCTTTGTTCCGGTCACAG GTTTCTAATCTTGCATCTGAGGCAAAACGAGAGAGGAAAGCTTTGACGAAGCAGGTCTCAAAAATAAGTGATTATGGAATCTCAGTTTGA